The nucleotide sequence CCTGTTATCCCTTGACCGAATACATAGGTCTTGGGAGGCGAACGCGGGGAAGTGAAACATCTCAGTACCCGCAGGAGAAGAAATCAAAAGAGATTCCCGTAGTAGCGGCGAGCGAACCGGGAAGAGCCCAAACCAGGCGTCTCCGGACGTCTGGGGTTGTAGGGCCTCCATCAAGCGATTCATCATTAGGCAGGGGAAGCGTCTGGGAAGGCGCGCCATAGAGGGTGAAAGCCCCGTACCTGAAACCGAACGTGACGCTGGAGGTACCTGAGTACCACGAGACACGCGAAATCTCGTGGGAATCCGGGAGGACCATCTTCCAAGGCTAAATACTCCTCAGCGACCGATAGTGTACCAGTACCGTGAGGGAAAGGTGAAAAGAACCCCTGTGAGGGGAGTGAAACGAGAACCTGAAACCGATTGCCTACAAGCGGTTCGAGCCGGACTTGTCCGGTGAGAGCGTGCCTTTTGCATAATGAGCCAGCGAGTTATCCTGTCGTGCGAGGTTAAGGCTAAAATGCCGGAGCCGTAGCGAAAGCGAGTCTGAATAGGGCGAACAGTACGGCGGGATAGACCCGAAACCGGGTGATCTATCCATGAGCAGGTTGAAGCTCGGGTAAAACCGAGTGGAGGACCGAACCCATATGGGCTGAAAACCATTGGGATGACTTGTGGATAGGGGTGAAAGGCCAATCAAACTCGGTGATAGCTGGTTCTCCCCGAAATATATTGAGGTATAGCCTCGGGAAGGAAGGACGGAGGTAGAGCACTGAAAGGGCTAGGGGTCTCACCAGATTACCAAACCCTATCAAACTCCGAATGCCGTTCTTTTATTTCCCGGGAGTCAGACTCTGGGTGCGAAGGTCCAGGGTCGAGAGGGTAAGAGCCCAGATCGACGGCTAAGGTTCCCAAATCCATGCTCAGTGGGAAAGGAAGTGGGACCGCTCTGACAGCCAGGAGGTTGGCTTAGAAGCAGCCATCCTTTAAAGAAAGCGTAATAGCTCACTGGTCTAGTGGTCCTGCGCCGAAAATGTAACGGAGCTAAGCATGGTACCGAAGCCTCGGGCCTATCTTAACGATAGGCGGTAGGGGAGCGTTCCCGGACGGGATGAAGGCAGATTGTAAAGTCTGCTGGACTAACGGGAAGTGATAATGCTGGCATAAGTAACGATAAAACGGGTGTGAAACCCGTTCGCCGTAAGCCCAAGGTTTCCTGGGTAAAGTTAATCTTCCCAGGGTGAGTCGGTCCCTAAGGCGAGGCCGAAAGGCGTAGCTGATGGAAAACAGGTTAATATTCCTGTACCTGTTTGTGTGTGCGACGGAGGGACGCAGGAGGGTAGGTCAGCCGGCTGTTGGAAGTGCCGGTGCAAGCGTGTAGGCTTGGAGAACAGGCAAATCCGTTCTCCTTCAAGGCCGAGACGTGATGCCGTGTCTTACGACTGAAGTGACTAATCCCAGGCTGCCGAGAAAAGCTTCTAAGTTTAGCACAAGCAGACCGTACCGCAAACCAACTCAGGTGGGCGGGGAGAGTATCCCAAGGCGCTTGAGAGAACTCTGGTTAAGGAACTCGGCAAAATGACCCCGTAACTTCGGGATAAGGGGTGCCCCCTATGGTGAAGCATTTACTGCATAAGCCGCGGGGGGTCGCAGTGAAACGGTGGTGGCGACTGTTTACTAAAAACACAGGTCTGTGCGAAGTCGTAAGACGACGTATACGGACTGACGCCTGCCCGGTGCCGGAAGGTTAAGGGGTGGAGTCAGCGCAAGCGAAGCTCTAAACCGAAGCCCCGGTAAACGGCGGCCGTAACTATAACGGTCCTAAGGTAGCGAAATTCCTTGTCGGGTAAGTTCCGACCTGCACGAATGGCGTAACGATCTCCACGCTGTCTCGACCAGAGACTCAGTGAAATTGATGTGGCGGTGAAAATGCCGTCTACCCGCGGAAAGACGGAAAGACCCTGTGCACCTTTACTATAGCTTGACATTGGAGCTTGGGCAACCGTGTGTAGGATAGGTGGGAGGCTGTGAAACCGGCGCGCCAGCGTCGGCGGAGCCATCCTTGAAATACCACCCTCGGTTGTTTAAGCTTCTAACTCGGACCGTTATCCGGTTCGAGGACATTGTCTGGCGGGTAGTTTGACTGGGGCGGTCGCCTCCCAAAGAGTAACGGAGGCATGCAAAGGTTCCCTCAGGCTGATTGGAAACCAGCCGTCGAGTGCAAAGGCATAAGGGAGCTTGACTGCGAGAGAGACATCTCGACCAGGCACGAAAGTGGGCCTTAGTGATCCGGTGGTCCCGAATGGAAGGGCCATCGCTCAATGGATAAAAGGTACGCCGGGGATAACAGGCTGATCGCATCCAAGAGTTCATATCGACGATGCGGTTTGGCACCTCGATGTCGGCTCATCACATCCTGGGGCTGGAGCAGGTCCCAAGGGTTCGGCTGTTCGCCGATTAAAGTGGTACGCGAGCTGGGTTTAAAACGTCGTGAGACAGTTTGGTCCCTATCTTCCGTGGGCGTTGGAGAATTGAGAGGGGTTGTCCCTAGTACGAGAGGACCGGGATGAACGAACCTCTGGTGCACCTGTTGTCGTGCCAACGGCATCGCAGGGTAGCTATGTTCGGAAAGGATAACCGCTGAAAGCATCTAAGCGGGAAGCCTGCCTCAAGACGAGTTCTCCCTGAAGGACCCATGTAGACTACATGGTTGATAGGCCGGATGTGCAAAAGCAGCAATGTTTGAGCAGACCGGTACTAATAGTCCGTTCGACTTGATTTTTGCCAACAGACAATCCCATCCCTTATTTTAACTTATATATTTGTCCTGGTGGTCATAGAGGAGGGGGTACACCCGACCCCATTCCGAACTCGGAAGTTAAGCCCTCCTTCGCCGATGATACTGCATATTCTTGTGTGGGAAAGTAGGTCGCCGCCAGGGCTACTTTTCAAAAAGCCCCCGAATCGAAAGATTCGGGGGCTTTTTTTATGGTTTCCGGGCCGGAAAGAGGACGGGGGTAGGGGAGGGACCACGGTCACGGTCACTGTAGGGGACGCGGACACGGTCGGGGACACGACCACGGATACGGACGAGGTCAGGGGATAGGTTTGCTTTTCTGCCGGCCAGCAGGCAAGAGGAGATGAAAGCACGGGGAAGACACTTGGGGCATGTCGCTAGGCATCCAGTCAGTATCCAGACATAACGATATGGACTGGAGTTTCATGACGACTCCGTGGTTGCCCGCCATTGCAGAAAAGATTCCTGCGATAAGGAGGCTTCATGGAACGCACCGCGAACATGTTGGACGCTGTCCCCGACCTGTGGCAGGAAGCATCCGTGGCCGTCTGGGCGGAGCCGGAATCACGCCGTATCGCGTCACTCAACTTCGATGACGCTCAGGTAGATAATGTCGCTTCGATCTCCCTCGCGGACGCGCCCCATGCCTCCTTGGGCCTGGACCCGGTATCCCTCAACCGATTTGTCCTGTGCCTGCTGGCGGCGGACTGGGCCTGCTACCCTGATCCGGCCAACCGCGAAGCTTACCCGCATCTCCAACACGCGGTCACGGTCTTTCCCAAAGGCTTTCGCCTTTGGACGGCCGGCGCAGGCGGCTGTATCCTGCCTATCGGCTATTCGGCCTTTCACCCTATTTCCCCGGCCACCTTCGCCGTCCTGCGCGACGCGCCGCAAACCATCACCAATCGTCGCCAGATCACACCCCAGCCCCAGACCGCGTCCGGTGAGCAGTACCTCTATCTCTATAACATCGGCATCCTGCCCCGGTTCCATCGCACCGAGGCAAGCCAGGCGCTCATGCGGGCGTTTCGCGAAGACCTGGATGCCACGGCGCATCGCGGGCTTGCCGCCATCATCGTCTCGCCTGACGGCCAGCGTGTCATCGAACGGTTCGGACTGCGCCAATCAGGCGTCATCACCCATGACGGCCACGAAGAACTGGCGTACGTGAGCGACGAGTAACTGCTGATCTTGTACTGTATCCCAGCTCGCCCGCATTGACAGCCGTCGCCGCCGGGTATAGCCGGCTTTCGAAACATTTCCCGGCACGCACGGAGTTCCCATGCTTGGCATTCACGATCTGTGGCTTTTTATTGTCTCGGGCATCCTGTTCAACATGGCTCCCGGCCCGGACGTCATTTACGTCGTCAGCCGCAGCGCCGGACAGGGGGCCAAGGCCGGCATGACAGCGGCCCTGGGCATCGGGGCCGGTTGCTGCGTGCATATCCTGGCCGCCGCCGTGGGACTTTCAGCCGTGCTGGCCGCCTCGGCTACGGCCTTTTCCGTGATCAAACTGGTGGGCGCGGCCTATCTCGTGTATGCTGGCGTGCGCATGATCCTTGGCGCGCGAAAAAAAACAGCGCCCGAGGAAATTCCTCAGACGCCTGAAATCCGGCATCGTGGCATCTTCGTCCAGGGCTTTCTCACCAACGCGCTGAACCCCAAGGTGGCGCTGTTTTTCCTGGCCTTCCTGCCCCAGTTCATCGATCCGGCCGCGCCGCGCAAGGCCCTGGCCTTTGCCGTCTTGGGCGGCATCCTCAACTGCACCGGTACGACCTGGAATCTGCTCCTGGCCTGGTCCACGGCGCGCGTCGCCGGCGGCCTTGGCCGCGCCCGGCGGCTTGGCCCCTATCTCACCCAGGGGGCCGGTGCCTTGTTCGTGGCCTTTGGCGTCAAGCTGGCCCTGTCCGAACAATCCTGATTTCCGCCCCCCTGCCTCACCAAAACGGGCTTCCTGCCCCATCCCGTCTGATTCCGTGCCGTTTGACGCCTGTTACGCGTTGACGGCCGGATTTTTCGTCGCGCCCGACGCCGAACCGACCTTGAGCCGGCGTCCCGTGGCCCGCCTATACGCCCATTCCAGGCCGAAAGAGACCGGAAAAAGCCCGAGCATGGTCCAGAAGGCCGGCCGGGAGTGGGCGTACATGTTGGATCCAAGCACGCCCAGCAGCGACAGGCACAAGGCTATGGACAGCCAGATGAGCGCCGGCCGGCCGCCGGTGGCGGCGCGCAGGCGCAGGTGGGAGCAGGCCACGGCGGCGTAGATAAACAAAAACGCGCCGCTGCCCATCATGGCCACGCTGGAAAGATCGAAAAACAGCACGAAAACCAGCACCAGCCCGGCAGTCAGAAAGAGCCCTTCAGGCGCGCGTTTCCAGGCCGTCCGGTCAAAGGCGGCCGGCAGCTCCCCGTCCTTGGCGATCATCCAGCAGACGTTGGCCGCGCCGTAGAGGGTGGCGTTTAACGCCGCTGCCGTGGCGAACAGCGCGCCCACGGCGATGACGGTGAAACCGGACTTGCCCATGAACGTGCCGGCCGCCTCGGACAGGGCGTAGTCGCTGGCCGCGTCGATGCGGGCCAGGGGCAGATGGCCGAGCACGGCAAACGCTACGCCGAGATAGACCACGATGACCGAAAATACCGACAGATAGAGCGCCCTGGGCAGGGTGCGCGGCGGATCGGCCATGTCGCCCGCGGCGTTGGCGACCAGGCCGAAGCCTTCGTAAGCGATAAAGAGCATCCCGCCGCCAAAGGCGATGCCCGAGGGTTCGGCCCAGCCGGCCCTGGACAGCCCCTGCCAGTCGGCGGTGGCGCAGCCCCAGACCGCGAATACCGACAGCACGGCCAGGTTGACGGTCACGGTCACCAGTTCCGAGCGCCCGACCCAGGCCGCGCCAAAGACGTTGACCAGGGTAAAAAGGAGCACCGCGCCGACGGCGGCGGCCTTGGGCAGCCAGAGCGGGTGCTCGTGGGGGAAAAAGGTCATGAGGTAGCCGGCGAAACCGGCGGCGTACATGGCCAGGGCGATGACGTAGCCGATCCACATGTAGATGTTGAGCCCGCCGCTGACCACGCCGTCGCCAAGGCCGCGCACCAAAAATTCCACCGCACCGCCCTTGGTGGGGTAGCACGCGCCGAGTTTTGCGTAGTTGTAGGAGGTGGCCAGGGCCACCAGCCCGCCGGCCAGGAAGGAGAGCCACAGGGCCGAACCGGCCACATGGGCGGCCGAGCCGAAGATGGCGTAGACCCCGCCGCCGACCATGCCGCCGATGCCGATGGCCACGGCCGAGGCCAGGCTCATCTGTTTGGCGGCAGGGGCGGCGGGAGCGCCTTTAGCTGAGGGAGAGGAAGCGGACAGCATGGAAAGGCTCCGGGTAGGGGGTGGGCGTGGAGTGTGACAATAAGCGTTCGGCGGCTGGTTGCTGGCGGCCAAGGGGCCGTGCCGTAGGGGCGGTGAAGGACGTTTGAAGCTACGACACTGGGTGTGGCGGCAAGACGTTGGGAAGTCAATGGAAGAGGGGGGGCGAGGCGTGGCCGGAGTGGAGCCGGACATGCTCCACCTTCACCCGCGCCGGCAAACCGCCCAGTAGGGAGTTTGTCCTTCTTTGCTTAGTCCTGTTCCTGGATGACTGTTGGTGCTTGAAGCCGAGGCCGCCCAAACCGGCCGGTCCGGGCTTGTTGAGGCCGGCCAAGAGGCGTACAGAGCCCTGACCGGACATCATTTTGCGGAGATTTGCGTGACGCAACGGGTTTATTACTGCGCCAAATGCCTGGGGCAGCTTGGCTTGCTGTGGGGCATTTCCCTGGCCGGCCGGTTTCTGGCCGAGACCCTGGCGCTGCCCGTGCCGGGCAACGTGCTTGGGGTGTTGCTGCTTTTCGGTTTGTTGTGCCTGGGCGTGGTCAAGCTCGAACAGGTGGCGGCGACGGCGGATTTTCTCCTGCGCCATCTGGTCTTTTTTTTCATCCCCATCGCCGTGGGCCTCATGGACTGGGGCGCGACCTTCGCCCAGTACGGCCTGATGCTGCTCGTGGCCGTGGTGATCAGTTCCGTGCTGCCGTTTTTCGCGGTGGGCTATCTCAGCTTGCTGCTCCAGCGGAGGCGGTGATGGACGGACTTGCGCTTGGCGTCGTGTTTGTCGTTTTGACGGTCGCGGTCTATTTGGCCTGTCGCCGGCTGGCGTTTTGGGTGAACCATCCCTTGCTCAACGTCGTGGCGGTCAGCGCCGGGGTCATCATCGCCGTGCTCGTGGCCTGCGATCTGCCCTACGCCGCCTATGCCCCGGCCCGGGAGGCCATGACCACGCTGCTTGGCCCGGCTACGGTTGCCTTGGCCGTGCCGCTCTACCGCCATCGCCGGCTGCTGCGCAGCCATGGCCTGGCCATCCTGGCCAGCGTCGGTGCCGGGGCGCTGCTCGCCATGGTTTCGGCCGGGCTGGCGGCCAGCCTCGGCGGCCTGCCCCGGGAGGTGGTGGTGTCCATCCTGCCCAAGGGCGTCTCCATACCTTTTGCCGTGGAAATTAGCCGCATATACGATGGGATACCGGCGCTCAGCGCCGCCTTTGTCGTGGCCACGGGCACCCTGGGCTCGCTCTTCGGCGCCTGGCTGCTGAACCGCTCCGGCATCGATCATCCCGTGGCCCGGGGGCTGGCCCTGGGCACGGTGTCCCACGCCCAGGGCACGGCCACGGCCCTGCTCGAAGGCGAGGAGCAGGGGGCCATGGCCGGTCTGGCCATGATCCTGGCCGGGGTCTTCACCGCCGGTTTTGCACCGCTGGTGGTGCGGCTGCTCGGCCTGCTTTAGAGCCGCAGTCCTCGACAAGGCCGGGTCATCCTCGGCCTGGAGCACGTAGCGCGGCGCGCTGGCTCGGGGCCGGCACGTCACGCATCCAGCCGCAGCCGTTCGATGGTTCCTGTGGCCGAGGTTCTCATCCAGATGACGGGCAGACTAGGGTTTCGCCTGGACGAGGTTGTTGATCTTACAGGCTGCGCAGGCCGCGCCGAAGCCGTTGTCGATGTTGACCACCGTCACGCCGCTGGCGCAGGAGGTGAGCATCCCTAAAAGCGCCGCGACCCCGGAAAAGGCCGCGCCGTAGCCCACCGACGTCGGCACCGCGATGATGGGCTGGGACAAAAGCCCGCCAATGACGCTGGCCAAGGCCCCCTCCATGCCCGCCGCCACGATGACCACCCGGGCGCGGCGGATGTCGGACAGCTTGTCCAAAAGCCGGTGGATGCCGGCCACGCCCACATCCGACACCACAAAGGCCCGGCTGCCAAGCATTTGGCAGGTTTCACGGGCCTCCTCGGCCACGGCCAGATCGGACGTGCCGGCGGTCACGATGGCGATCTCTCCGTCCTTATAGGCGATCTCGCCGCGCGTGAGCGTCAGGGTGCGTCCCAGGGCGTTGAAGCGCGCTTGCGGGCACAGCCCGATCACATGGGCCGCCGTCTCGGGCGACACCCGCGTGGCCAGCACATTGGCGTGTTCGCGCAGGCGCAGGAAAATCTCGCCCACCTGCTCCGGCGTCTTGCCCTCGGCGTAGATCACCTCGGGAAAGCCGTTTCTAAGCGACCGGTGCAGGTCGAGCTTGGTGTGGCCCATGTCCAGAAAGGGCAGGTCGCGCAGGCGCGAAAGCCCGTCGTCCACGCTCAGGCCGCCGTCGCGGATGTCGTTTAAAAGCGCTCGCAGAGTCTCATTCGCGTCCATGGTTCCGTATCGCTTTGCGCCCGGCGCGGCCTGGTCGATAAGGCCGCGCGGCACGGGTTTCAGGTGTTGCCGGCGTCGTGCGGACCGGTTGATGGTCGGACCGGCCCGTGCCGATATCTAAGCGTCGCCGCAGGGTGGCGGGACAGACGCCGCGTCCGGCTTTTCGTTGAGGCTGCCCATGCGGTAGCCGGCCAGGTCCAGGGTCACGTGGCGGTAGCCCAGGGCCTTGAGCTTGGCGTCGATGTCGTGCCTGGCGTCGGCCTCAAGAACGGCCGGTGCCTGGTCGCGCGGCACTTCCAGGCGGGCCAGATCGCCGTGGCTGCGCAGCCGCACGGCCGGGAAGCCCAGGCTGCGCAGCCAGGTTTCGGCCGTGTCGATACGCTTGAGCTCCTCGGCCGTAACGCGCCTGCCGTGGGGCAGGCGGGTGAGCAGGCAGGCCCCGGACGGCTTGTCCCAGATGGGCAAGCCGGCCTGCCGGGAAAGCGCCCGGATGTCTGCCTTGCCGATGCCGGCGGACAAAAGCGGGCTGACGATGCCCAACTCGGCCAGGGCGCGCAGCCCCGGGCGATGGTCGCCCAGGTCGTCCTGGTTGGTCCCGTCCAGCACATGGGCGATGCCCTCGCCGGCGGCCAGCTCCAGCAGCTTGGCAAAAAGCGCCTTCTTGCACAGATAGCAGCGCTCGGGCGGGTTGTCGCGCAGCGCCTCGGGAAAGGGGACGGGCAGGACCACATGGCGTACGCCAAGGCGGCCAGCCAGGGCCGCCGCCTCGGCGATCTCGGCCCGGGGGGCGTAGGGCGTGTCCAGGGTGACGGCGGTTAGGCCCTCGCCCATGGCTCGGCTGGCGGCGTGGAGCAGAAAGCTGCTGTCCAGGCCGCCGGAAAAGGCCAGCACGGCAGATTGCAGCCCGCCCAGATCGGCCAGCAGGCGACGGTACCGCTCGATTCGGCCAGCGTCGTCGGTCACGGCGTTTCCCCGCGTCCGGCGCACTGGGACACCACGGCCTGGACCTCGGCCAGGGACAGCCCGTGACGCCTGGCCAGTTCCCGGCAGTCCTCCAGTTCGGGCTTGGAGCGAAGTCGTACGCCATTTCGGGCGGCGTGCTTCATGGTCACCGGCCCCAGGGGCGTGTCCAACCGGGAAAAGGTCCGGTCGAGCACGGTTTTCTCCAAACGCAGGACTTTGACGCCAAGCGTTGTGGTGTGGCGAAAGACCAAGTCCTTGAAGCGTTCTTCGTCGGCGGCGGCGCAGAGCAGCGACAAGGTCGTGCCGGGCCGGTTTTTCTTCATGAGGATGGGCGTGAAATGCACGTCCATGGCCCCGTGTTCCATAAGCACGTCCATGGCCACGCCCAGGGCCTCGGCGGTCATATCGTCGATGTTGCAGACAAGCAGCCGGGCGTCGTCCGGGGCCTTGGCCGCCGTGGCGTCCGGGGCTTCGGCCTTGGCTAGGTGGACCCGCAGGACGTTTGGCCGCTCGGTGTGGCGGTGGCCGATGCCGTAGGCGGTTTTTTCAAGGGTCAGGGCGGGCGTGGCGGTGAAGCGGGTGGACAGGGTCGCCAGGATGGCCGCGCCGGTGGGGGTGGTGGCCTCGTGGGGTGTGCCGCCCCGGGTGGTGGGAACGCCGGCCAGGATTTCCGTGGTGGCCGGGGCCGGCACGGGCATGAGGCCATGGGCGCAGTGCACAAAACCGCCGCCAAGCTCCACCGGCGAGGCCCAGACCGCGTCCACGCCCAGGGCATGATAGCAGATGGCCGCTCCCACGATGTCCACAATGGAATCAACGGCCCCGACCTCGTGGAAATGCACCTCGTCCACCGCCTTGCCGTGGACCTTGGCCTCGGCCTCGGCCACCTTGCGGAAGATGGCCAGGCTCGTGTCCTGGACCGGTTCGCTTAAGGAACTTCCCCGGATGATGGCCTCAATGGCGGCCAGGTTGCGGTGGGGGGCGTGGCCGTGGCTGTGAGAACCGTGGACGTGCTCTTGCCCAGGCTCGTGGTGGTGGCCGTCGTGGCTATGACGGTGGCCATGGTCGTGGGCTGCCGCGTGGGCATGACGCTTCGCCTGGGCTTCGTGGTGATGCCCGCCATGGACATGACCGTGCTCTTGCTCCTGGCCGTGTTCATGATGTCTGCCGTGCCCGTGTTCGTGGCCGTGCGGTCCGCCGTGGTCGTGTCCATGTATCTCGCCATGTTCGTGATGGCCGCCGGCCGCGTCGTCGGCAGTTAGACGCACGTCCACGCGCAGGCCGTGGATGCCGTTTCGGGCGTCCTCGCCGACGTCCAGCCGAAATTCCTCATCCAGACCAAGCTTGGACAGTTCGGCCCGCAGGAAGTCGGGCGAAACGCCAAGGCCCATCATGGCGGCCAGGTTCATGTCGCCGGATACGCCCGCGAAACAGTCGTAGAACAGTATTTTCATGGGATGCCGCGCCGGTGCGCCGGGTTGCCGGGTTCGTTACGCCGGGTCATGGTTGAGCAATGGTGGGGCAATCGGCGCGGCTTGTCCAGAGGGGGGCGAGCCGCGCCGACGCGGGCGGGATCAGTCGAGGCC is from Solidesulfovibrio magneticus RS-1 and encodes:
- a CDS encoding CidA/LrgA family protein, with translation MTQRVYYCAKCLGQLGLLWGISLAGRFLAETLALPVPGNVLGVLLLFGLLCLGVVKLEQVAATADFLLRHLVFFFIPIAVGLMDWGATFAQYGLMLLVAVVISSVLPFFAVGYLSLLLQRRR
- a CDS encoding APC family permease, producing MLSASSPSAKGAPAAPAAKQMSLASAVAIGIGGMVGGGVYAIFGSAAHVAGSALWLSFLAGGLVALATSYNYAKLGACYPTKGGAVEFLVRGLGDGVVSGGLNIYMWIGYVIALAMYAAGFAGYLMTFFPHEHPLWLPKAAAVGAVLLFTLVNVFGAAWVGRSELVTVTVNLAVLSVFAVWGCATADWQGLSRAGWAEPSGIAFGGGMLFIAYEGFGLVANAAGDMADPPRTLPRALYLSVFSVIVVYLGVAFAVLGHLPLARIDAASDYALSEAAGTFMGKSGFTVIAVGALFATAAALNATLYGAANVCWMIAKDGELPAAFDRTAWKRAPEGLFLTAGLVLVFVLFFDLSSVAMMGSGAFLFIYAAVACSHLRLRAATGGRPALIWLSIALCLSLLGVLGSNMYAHSRPAFWTMLGLFPVSFGLEWAYRRATGRRLKVGSASGATKNPAVNA
- a CDS encoding LysE family translocator; this translates as MLGIHDLWLFIVSGILFNMAPGPDVIYVVSRSAGQGAKAGMTAALGIGAGCCVHILAAAVGLSAVLAASATAFSVIKLVGAAYLVYAGVRMILGARKKTAPEEIPQTPEIRHRGIFVQGFLTNALNPKVALFFLAFLPQFIDPAAPRKALAFAVLGGILNCTGTTWNLLLAWSTARVAGGLGRARRLGPYLTQGAGALFVAFGVKLALSEQS
- the larC gene encoding nickel pincer cofactor biosynthesis protein LarC, which gives rise to MKILFYDCFAGVSGDMNLAAMMGLGVSPDFLRAELSKLGLDEEFRLDVGEDARNGIHGLRVDVRLTADDAAGGHHEHGEIHGHDHGGPHGHEHGHGRHHEHGQEQEHGHVHGGHHHEAQAKRHAHAAAHDHGHRHSHDGHHHEPGQEHVHGSHSHGHAPHRNLAAIEAIIRGSSLSEPVQDTSLAIFRKVAEAEAKVHGKAVDEVHFHEVGAVDSIVDIVGAAICYHALGVDAVWASPVELGGGFVHCAHGLMPVPAPATTEILAGVPTTRGGTPHEATTPTGAAILATLSTRFTATPALTLEKTAYGIGHRHTERPNVLRVHLAKAEAPDATAAKAPDDARLLVCNIDDMTAEALGVAMDVLMEHGAMDVHFTPILMKKNRPGTTLSLLCAAADEERFKDLVFRHTTTLGVKVLRLEKTVLDRTFSRLDTPLGPVTMKHAARNGVRLRSKPELEDCRELARRHGLSLAEVQAVVSQCAGRGETP
- the larB gene encoding nickel pincer cofactor biosynthesis protein LarB, with translation MDANETLRALLNDIRDGGLSVDDGLSRLRDLPFLDMGHTKLDLHRSLRNGFPEVIYAEGKTPEQVGEIFLRLREHANVLATRVSPETAAHVIGLCPQARFNALGRTLTLTRGEIAYKDGEIAIVTAGTSDLAVAEEARETCQMLGSRAFVVSDVGVAGIHRLLDKLSDIRRARVVIVAAGMEGALASVIGGLLSQPIIAVPTSVGYGAAFSGVAALLGMLTSCASGVTVVNIDNGFGAACAACKINNLVQAKP
- a CDS encoding LrgB family protein; this encodes MDGLALGVVFVVLTVAVYLACRRLAFWVNHPLLNVVAVSAGVIIAVLVACDLPYAAYAPAREAMTTLLGPATVALAVPLYRHRRLLRSHGLAILASVGAGALLAMVSAGLAASLGGLPREVVVSILPKGVSIPFAVEISRIYDGIPALSAAFVVATGTLGSLFGAWLLNRSGIDHPVARGLALGTVSHAQGTATALLEGEEQGAMAGLAMILAGVFTAGFAPLVVRLLGLL
- the larE gene encoding ATP-dependent sacrificial sulfur transferase LarE; the protein is MTDDAGRIERYRRLLADLGGLQSAVLAFSGGLDSSFLLHAASRAMGEGLTAVTLDTPYAPRAEIAEAAALAGRLGVRHVVLPVPFPEALRDNPPERCYLCKKALFAKLLELAAGEGIAHVLDGTNQDDLGDHRPGLRALAELGIVSPLLSAGIGKADIRALSRQAGLPIWDKPSGACLLTRLPHGRRVTAEELKRIDTAETWLRSLGFPAVRLRSHGDLARLEVPRDQAPAVLEADARHDIDAKLKALGYRHVTLDLAGYRMGSLNEKPDAASVPPPCGDA